In the Pedobacter cryoconitis genome, CTTTTGCATAATCCTTCCTAACTTCAACCCATTCAACTCGCAAACCTGTTTCAGCGTATCCTGATAATAATAAGCAACAGACCCTACGAAATGACAATCCAGCGTCTTATAATCCTTAAAATTCTTAATATTTACATCAATAAACTCCTGGAAACCATCAATCAATAGCTGATTGATAAAAGGATGCTCCCTGTTCGGGTACATAAACTTACTGAAGCCCGCTAAATAAGTATTAGGAAACGGTTTTTGGTAAACATTAGTGATGATAGTTTCCTTATCCGTATTAAACTCTGCAGCAAACAAGCTCCGCAAATCCTCAGGCATCTGCTCATATAGGTAAGATGTTACTATCTTCTTTCCGAAAGTAGTACCAGAGCCTTCATCACCCAGGATATAACCTAAGCCATAATTGCTGTCATAAGTAGAGACTCCATCAAAATAAGACACATTAGAGCCGGTACCCAGGATACAAATCAAACCCTTCTGATCACCGCAAGTTGCATAAGCACAACCAATCAGATCATTCTCCACACTGATAAAAGCCTTAGGGAAATATAACGATAAACCATTGGAAATAACCTCATGTTTGTCAGGAGTAGAACAACCTGAACCGTAAAAATAAATCTCCCGGACATCAGCCGCAAACTCCTCTGTAACTTTCAATTTCGTGAATATCTTGAAGATATCCTGTGCATTTAAAAAATAAGGATTTATGCCCTGTGTGCTAAAACTGATGGTTTTACCATCTTTATACCCCAGCCAGTCTGTCTTTGAAGAACCGCTATCTGCTACTAAAATCATAAACGAAAGTAATCAACTTATTGAATATTTAAAGTACCACTAATCTCTTTTAAATTAATTTCTGTTAGTTTA is a window encoding:
- a CDS encoding N-acetylglucosamine kinase → MILVADSGSSKTDWLGYKDGKTISFSTQGINPYFLNAQDIFKIFTKLKVTEEFAADVREIYFYGSGCSTPDKHEVISNGLSLYFPKAFISVENDLIGCAYATCGDQKGLICILGTGSNVSYFDGVSTYDSNYGLGYILGDEGSGTTFGKKIVTSYLYEQMPEDLRSLFAAEFNTDKETIITNVYQKPFPNTYLAGFSKFMYPNREHPFINQLLIDGFQEFIDVNIKNFKDYKTLDCHFVGSVAYYYQDTLKQVCELNGLKLGRIMQKPIEGIYNYILKKEGIL